TATATGTTTTTTATAAACAAGATCCTCCGCTCACATCAATCAATTGACCAGTAACCCAGCGGCTGTCTGGGGAAGCAAGAAATGCAGCAGTATCGGCAATGTCTTCAACTTCACCTAAGCGATTGAAGGCGGAAATAGTAGTAGCATACTGTTTCATCATTGGATCGCTCAAGAGTTCTGCGTTCATATCTGTTTTAATAAATCCTGGAAGTATTGCATTCACTGTTATTCCTTGTGCTCCGAGTTGTTTTGCAAGCGTGAAAGTCATCGTGTTAATTGCACCTTTCGTCATACTATATGCAACGAAATCAGGCAAAGAAATGCGGGTGGCAGCTGATGAAATATTAATAATTCGGCTATTATCACGTAAACGTGGTAGTGCTTGTTGAATGATAAAGAATGGTGCTTTTGCATTTACTGAAACCATTCTATCAAAAAATTGTTCAGTC
This genomic interval from Bacillus cereus contains the following:
- a CDS encoding SDR family oxidoreductase codes for the protein MLKGKIALVTGASRGIGRAIAKRLANDGALVAVHYGNRKEDAEETVHEIQSNGGSAFSIGANLESLHGVDNLYISLDNELQKRTGGTQFDILINNAGIGPGAFIEETTEQFFDRMVSVNAKAPFFIIQQALPRLRDNSRIINISSAATRISLPDFVAYSMTKGAINTMTFTLAKQLGAQGITVNAILPGFIKTDMNAELLSDPMMKQYATTISAFNRLGEVEDIADTAAFLASPDSRWVTGQLIDVSGGSCL